In Nitrospira sp., a single window of DNA contains:
- a CDS encoding alginate export family protein, which translates to MNRGLPIRRILIAATCTLSLTTVAYAAEETADRTLQSSTPSSNEPSATNGPILPTYSHTNGQTTGPLVEPFDPNAPPRATIPIGPNLFVGGYVSLEGESNRNYRLSSNLGEADSILTPILAPAFAYEPNQYLQIYVNPILELPVAVEEVEETTQTKELNLNLAFLTVKNIVPGTRFQIGRQRFIDSRRWLFNENMDAIRLGYQHEQFSLELSVSQLNLVQRNLLRREAEEDEEGFVNYYAYANYKFGKKNHIGLFALYQDQQRLGTAQPLYVGLQSGGRLLGDLKYWLQTAIVRGSSGGNSIRGEAIDVGLTQVFNGSWEPSLTVGYAYGTGDNNPDDKVDTSFRQTGFQGNSDKFNGVARFKYYGEVLDPRLTNLMVFTGGVGIKPFAKTSFDLVYHYYMQDHESERIRGSDLSTDPTGLSKHIGSEVDLVVGYQGIPHLQTKFVLGYFFPGKAFTQSWHDGAMLATILLRYNFY; encoded by the coding sequence ATGAACCGCGGGCTTCCCATACGACGGATCCTCATAGCGGCAACCTGTACGTTATCGCTGACCACCGTCGCCTATGCGGCAGAGGAAACCGCGGATAGAACACTACAATCTTCAACACCGTCGTCAAACGAGCCTTCGGCAACCAATGGTCCAATTCTTCCGACGTACAGTCACACAAACGGTCAGACGACCGGTCCACTCGTGGAGCCCTTTGATCCGAACGCGCCACCAAGAGCCACGATCCCCATCGGCCCCAATCTGTTTGTCGGCGGTTATGTGTCACTCGAGGGAGAATCCAATCGCAACTACCGACTCTCGTCCAATCTGGGCGAAGCCGACAGCATCCTGACACCGATCCTCGCCCCTGCATTCGCCTATGAGCCGAATCAATATCTTCAAATTTATGTGAATCCGATCCTCGAACTACCGGTCGCCGTAGAGGAGGTCGAGGAGACGACACAGACAAAAGAGTTGAATCTCAACTTAGCCTTCCTCACGGTCAAAAACATTGTCCCAGGCACACGATTCCAAATCGGACGACAGCGTTTTATCGACTCCAGACGCTGGCTGTTCAACGAAAATATGGACGCGATCAGGCTGGGTTATCAGCATGAACAATTTTCGCTGGAGCTGTCGGTCAGCCAACTGAACCTCGTGCAGCGGAATCTCCTAAGACGGGAAGCGGAAGAGGACGAGGAAGGGTTCGTCAATTATTACGCCTATGCCAACTACAAGTTCGGCAAAAAAAACCATATCGGACTCTTTGCACTCTATCAGGATCAGCAACGGCTCGGTACGGCCCAACCTCTCTATGTTGGGCTCCAGTCCGGTGGGAGACTGTTAGGCGACTTGAAGTACTGGCTCCAAACAGCCATCGTGCGTGGGTCCAGCGGCGGGAACAGTATTCGAGGAGAGGCGATCGACGTCGGACTGACACAGGTTTTCAACGGATCTTGGGAGCCGTCTCTTACTGTCGGTTATGCCTATGGGACCGGTGACAACAACCCTGATGACAAAGTCGATACATCATTTCGGCAAACCGGGTTTCAGGGCAATTCCGATAAATTCAACGGCGTCGCTCGGTTCAAGTACTATGGTGAAGTACTCGACCCACGACTGACCAACCTCATGGTCTTTACCGGCGGCGTAGGGATCAAACCGTTCGCTAAGACTTCCTTTGACCTGGTGTACCATTATTACATGCAAGACCATGAGTCGGAGCGGATTCGTGGCTCCGATCTTTCAACCGATCCAACCGGACTCAGCAAACATATCGGCAGTGAAGTCGATCTTGTGGTGGGCTATCAAGGCATACCTCACCTACAAACCAAGTTTGTCCTCGGATATTTCTTTCCTGGAAAGGCCTT